The Desulfobulbaceae bacterium region ATCCGGGTGGGTCCAATGTTCCTTGGCGTAATTAAGATACATATGCATCTGTCCGGCATCGGCATGGGTGAATTTACCGAGTTTAAGATCAATCACGACCAGACAGCGAAGACGCCGATGGTAGAAAAGGAGATCGACCCGATACCATGAATCGCCGATCCGCAAACGACGCTGCCGACCTACGAAAGTAAAATCCCCACCCAGTTCCAACAGAAACGATTCCAAGTGGCGGATTAACGCCTCCTCCAGATCGCTTTCCGAGTATTCATCTTTCAGCCCCAGGAATTCCAGCACCAATGGATCACGAATCTCCTCTTCCGGGGTAACGTCATCTTCCGAACATGGCGTTTCACTTTTTTTCAGCATAGCCGCCTTGTTGCGGGAAAGAGCTGTCCGTTCAAAAAAGAGGGAAGATATCTGACGATCAAGTTGACGAACACTCCAACCACCGCGCAAAGCCTCGGCCTCGTAAAAAACGCGGGCTTCAGGACTTTTCACCGACATGAGACGAACATAGTGGGACCAAGGGAGAGGGAAGCGGCTCGCAAGATCTTGAGAGGAATATTCCGCAGATGATGCCGGCAGAGTTAGCTTACTACCGGGATCACCCTCGTAGGTCAATTTCGCAGACGGTGTCTGCAAAATCTGCCAACCAGAATAAAACAATCGCATCTGCCCAAGGTTCCTTTCCGAGAACCCCCGGCCAAACCTGACAGTCAAATCGACAGACAAACGCTTAAGCAAGGCACTGCCATATTCCGCCCTGACTTCTCCGCCCTGCTCGTACTCCACAATCCGCCGACCAATCTCCCAGTAGGTGGCAATCATGATCGTATTAACTGCACGCATAGAAGATCGGCGGGACTGCTCCAACAACCCGGCTAGGTCGGAAAGCATGGCGGAATAGCCGGGGGGTTGAGGTGGGCTGGTTTTGTGAGGCTTCTTTGGCATAGGAGAATCCATTGGAATTGTATTAAATTCCGTCAATTATTTCCGGCTCTAGCCCATTTATCTCGACCAGCGAAATCAATTTATCGAGGTCGTCAGTCTCATGGACGGTCAGGCTTCTATGCACCTTGGCTGACGAAACCTGGCCACTTGGGCTATTATGTTCCCACCAGACCACCTTTAAGACTTCCATGCTCCCTTCGGGACGAGCAGACGAAGCGTCGTTCTCAAACAATCTTGGCAAAACTGCTTTAATAGATTTCGCGTCGTCATCACTGAATCCTGTTTTGACGGCCAGTTGCGGGTTCATACTGCCATAAAAAACGTATAGACCTCGATCTACGCGATGCTTCATTCCCATGGTATCTGAGCCACGCTTGGTACCATCTCCCTCCCCACTGACACTCTTGGTAATCTGGGTACTGGTCACATTTACAGGCGATATGCTAAAAGCAGATTGCACACTTACCGGTCCGCGAATACCTATAGAAACTCCCTTATCGTCGGCTGTTCCTTCACCTTCTTTGCTTTTTGCCTTCTTCCCCCCTGATGCCTTAAAAGCAAAAAGCTGCCCGAAAGCCCGCACATCAAGCCAAGTTTCACACGCTTTCTTAGCAATTGCCTCCGCTCCTTTAGTGCCAGATAGCACTGCATCAGCACGAGATTTAAGGCTACTGTAGTTATCCATCTTGCTGTCATCCGACTGAACAAAAATCGGACATAATTCCAATTCTTTTCCATCAGCCACCACTGTTACCTTTGGCTGTGTCTCCATCAACCGATTCCGTATCTTACGCTTAATGCAAACATCCGAGACCTCGCCATTCCCTTCATAAATAGTACGGGGGCGATTCCCGTTCAGAGGATCACCATTGGGGTTGGCGTTGACGACTTTAAAAATAACCGCAAAATCAATCTTTTTCGAAAGGCTCATATCATTCTCCTTACATCTCTAATAAGTTATTCTTCTGTATCTTCGGATTCATCCGTTGAATCAACTTGGTTGTGGCTGGACTGAGGTTTAAGCGCCGACCGTTGGCAATGGTAGCCAAGCAGGAATTCGCCGGTCAATCGCATATCAGAAACAAAATCATCTGTTGCAAAAAGGCAACAAACGGCATCAATTTCTTGCTGCATCGCATGAAGAAAACCTGGACGCTTGGCACCCAATCTGACTTTGTAAGGGGTCAGGCCAGTTTCTAAAATACGCCATGTTGAGAAAGGATGATCGGCAAAGCGTTGCATCAATTTCTCCGCTCCTGTTGCCCTGTGCTCACCACCCAAATACAATGCCCGTCCCTCCAGGTGCTCGGCCAAGGCCAACAGGCGACCGTAAAGGTAATCTCTACTGTTTCGTTCTTGATCCAATGCCATACTGTACTCCTCCTTTTCGTTCAGCTTTTTATATAGCGCACATGCAATACCAAGAGCTTTTTCCCATTGCCAATATTCGATACCATTCCTATTACTCGCCCTTCTAATACAGGATTCCACAATATCACGAGGAATTGATGCGCCATCAACCACACAGGGAAGCAGCCTTTCTATCGTCGACTTTCTCAATTTATCATCTATTCGCCAGCCAAAGGCGACCTCAGCAATATCACGGGGAGCAGGCGCACCGAAGAATATACGGTCCTTGCCAAAATACTGCTGCCAACAGCAGCCGGTATGCCAAGCCTCAATTCGTGCAAGAAACTCAGAGCCTAACATCTCCCGGTAATAACTGATCGCCATCCGCCCTGGTGTGGCGGAGTCAAGGCCGATAACAACAATATCATCGGTTGTTCTTAGATGAGCTCTATATCCTGCCATCTTCTTTGACAATGCTATGCCAACTGCTTGGGCGGTATAACCAGTTTTCGAGAGAGGCGGGGCTTGCTCATCTCCAGACAAAAGCGCAAAGGTATCGACTAGGGGGTCAGGAATATCAACTCCGGACACGGCCCAAGCCACTACAGCCAATGCCGGCTTAGTGCTTCCTTCATCCTTCACATATTCGACAAAGCCTTGTCGCGCAATTAGCCAACGCAAGGCACTATGCGCCTTTTGTGTTACATCGAAACTAATGCAGCAAGCCTCATCCGCTGATGTAAAACGACCAAGAAATGTGTATCCTACAGTATCATTTGATGAAATAAGCTTTGCACCATCCCCACCATTCCGAATTTTTTTCGGATGCTGGGCTGCAAGAAACTGTTCTTTACCTGTCACATAACAAACCCCCTTATTCGACTTGAGGCTACCATAGAAATCACTCCAAGATTGCCACAATGAAGGGTCTTCCCATGTTGTTGTCGCCAGTACCTCCGGTTCTTCCACAATCCATCGGACAAAAGCATCACCTTGGCAGGGCTTCTTTTGTCCTTTTTTATCTACCCCTCCAGGGAGGATCTTAAATATTGCAGGGGATGATCCATTTGCTGTCCACTCATTCAGTAATTCATACATCATTTCTAAACTTGACTTAACATGAAGTACACCGACGCTTACAAGATCAGATATAAGCGTCTTCTTTTTTACATACCGCAGAATCGCTGAAACTTTACGGTGGCAGTAGGCTGACTCATTCCATATCGATAACTGCTCAACATATTTATTGTGTGGTTCTCTTGGCTTTGCTGAAAAACCACAGGTAACTTCGCCTCCGAAATCAGTAAAATCACCAGCAATATACTGTAATTTGTCGCAAAGAGGATGGCAAACCGGCTTCTGCCCAGTCCTTCCAGACGACTCTTCTGATGCAGGGACAATTGTCATTGCATCAGACTTCGGCACAATCTCAGCCGCAATAAAATTTCCACTTCCATCAATGATAACTGCGACATGTGCGTTCTGTGTGGTATGACAAATCGGCAACAAAGGACTTTTATCATTACGATTACCAATGAAATTCCTATTATTCTCATACGTCTGATACAGCTTCTCAATCCAGCTCATCGCATAGCCCCTCCTCTTGGAGCCCAACCGAACTCGGTGGCCTGGGTATCATTTCCCGCACAAACTTACGTACCGTACAATCTTCCGGTCTGGGAAAGGTCACAATCCCATCCTGCATAACCGGTCGCCAAAATCGACTGTGCAACTCGTTGTTCCCAGTCTCGTCTGGATAATCAAAGCCGTGAAACATAAGTCCATAGGCTAGTTCTCCACAATCGTCGTATGGCCCATCGCCTTCGCCAAAAACGCAGGGCTCCACATAGCCCTGACACTCCCGTGTGCCAAGAAAAATGTCTTGGCGACCGCCTTTCTCAATCATGCGCTGAGCAACACTGAAATGCTTACCGTCAATTCGGTCTTGGCCCATATCCGCTCGATGTCGAT contains the following coding sequences:
- a CDS encoding DUF1016 domain-containing protein; amino-acid sequence: MPKKPHKTSPPQPPGYSAMLSDLAGLLEQSRRSSMRAVNTIMIATYWEIGRRIVEYEQGGEVRAEYGSALLKRLSVDLTVRFGRGFSERNLGQMRLFYSGWQILQTPSAKLTYEGDPGSKLTLPASSAEYSSQDLASRFPLPWSHYVRLMSVKSPEARVFYEAEALRGGWSVRQLDRQISSLFFERTALSRNKAAMLKKSETPCSEDDVTPEEEIRDPLVLEFLGLKDEYSESDLEEALIRHLESFLLELGGDFTFVGRQRRLRIGDSWYRVDLLFYHRRLRCLVVIDLKLGKFTHADAGQMHMYLNYAKEHWTHPDENPPVGLILCAEKDHALARYALEGLTNKVLAAEYKMVLPDEKILVAEIDRTRRALVDGGVASK
- the cas7c gene encoding type I-C CRISPR-associated protein Cas7/Csd2, which codes for MSLSKKIDFAVIFKVVNANPNGDPLNGNRPRTIYEGNGEVSDVCIKRKIRNRLMETQPKVTVVADGKELELCPIFVQSDDSKMDNYSSLKSRADAVLSGTKGAEAIAKKACETWLDVRAFGQLFAFKASGGKKAKSKEGEGTADDKGVSIGIRGPVSVQSAFSISPVNVTSTQITKSVSGEGDGTKRGSDTMGMKHRVDRGLYVFYGSMNPQLAVKTGFSDDDAKSIKAVLPRLFENDASSARPEGSMEVLKVVWWEHNSPSGQVSSAKVHRSLTVHETDDLDKLISLVEINGLEPEIIDGI
- the cas8c gene encoding type I-C CRISPR-associated protein Cas8c/Csd1, with product MSWIEKLYQTYENNRNFIGNRNDKSPLLPICHTTQNAHVAVIIDGSGNFIAAEIVPKSDAMTIVPASEESSGRTGQKPVCHPLCDKLQYIAGDFTDFGGEVTCGFSAKPREPHNKYVEQLSIWNESAYCHRKVSAILRYVKKKTLISDLVSVGVLHVKSSLEMMYELLNEWTANGSSPAIFKILPGGVDKKGQKKPCQGDAFVRWIVEEPEVLATTTWEDPSLWQSWSDFYGSLKSNKGVCYVTGKEQFLAAQHPKKIRNGGDGAKLISSNDTVGYTFLGRFTSADEACCISFDVTQKAHSALRWLIARQGFVEYVKDEGSTKPALAVVAWAVSGVDIPDPLVDTFALLSGDEQAPPLSKTGYTAQAVGIALSKKMAGYRAHLRTTDDIVVIGLDSATPGRMAISYYREMLGSEFLARIEAWHTGCCWQQYFGKDRIFFGAPAPRDIAEVAFGWRIDDKLRKSTIERLLPCVVDGASIPRDIVESCIRRASNRNGIEYWQWEKALGIACALYKKLNEKEEYSMALDQERNSRDYLYGRLLALAEHLEGRALYLGGEHRATGAEKLMQRFADHPFSTWRILETGLTPYKVRLGAKRPGFLHAMQQEIDAVCCLFATDDFVSDMRLTGEFLLGYHCQRSALKPQSSHNQVDSTDESEDTEE
- the cas5c gene encoding type I-C CRISPR-associated protein Cas5, with amino-acid sequence MRNRIDFKVFGRFALFTDPLTKIGGEKCSYHIPTYEALKGIAKSIYWKPTFIWVIDKVRITRRIRTQSKSMKPLVFNGGNSLAIYTYLADVEYQVQAHFEWNRHRADMGQDRIDGKHFSVAQRMIEKGGRQDIFLGTRECQGYVEPCVFGEGDGPYDDCGELAYGLMFHGFDYPDETGNNELHSRFWRPVMQDGIVTFPRPEDCTVRKFVREMIPRPPSSVGLQEEGLCDELD